In Phragmites australis chromosome 16, lpPhrAust1.1, whole genome shotgun sequence, one DNA window encodes the following:
- the LOC133895072 gene encoding FAM10 family protein At4g22670-like, which translates to MASKSELKTEDISADEMGGCSVEVTEENRDASQEAKGKAMEATSKGKLEYAVEHLTKAILLDPFSAIMYGTRASVFIKMKKPLPAIRDANAALEINPDSAKGYKIELVERLMPMLGKWEEAARDLHTAPNTGLVYKKLETRSVARTPFLSSLARLRHSALPHETGYQT; encoded by the exons ATGGGAGGTTGTTCAGTTGAGGTGACTGAAGAAAATCGTGATGCCTCACAAGAAGCAAAAGGCAAGGCTATGGAAGCAACGTCAAAAG GAAAGCTCGAATATGCTGTTGAACATCTTACCAAAGCAATACTGTTGGATCCATTCTCAGCAATCATGTATGGTACTAGAG CATCTGTGTTTATAAAAATGAAGAAACCACTTCCTGCAATTCGTGATGCAAATGCTGCTCTAGAG ATTAACCCAGACTCTGCAAAAGGCTATAAAATAGAACTCGTGGAACGGCTTATGCCCATGCTTGGAAAATGGGAGGAAGCTGCTCGTGATCTGCACACAGCACCAAACACGGGTTTAGTG TATAAGAAATTGGAAACTCGGTCCGTCGCTCGCACCCCgttcctctcctcccttgccCGACTCCGGCACTCCGCTCTCCCGCACGAAACAGGTTACCAGACCTAG